One genomic region from Knoellia sp. p5-6-4 encodes:
- a CDS encoding DUF4229 domain-containing protein, with the protein MVRYSLLRILIFFGVMAALWLLGLRDRDEQLLLLVLSALISMAISVVVLKRFREDYSQQLAERLERRAQAKQEQGSTRPVGSDEQAEDAEDETRDNGPVEYR; encoded by the coding sequence ATGGTCCGCTACTCGCTCCTGCGCATCCTGATCTTCTTCGGCGTCATGGCGGCCCTGTGGCTGCTCGGCCTGCGCGACCGCGACGAGCAGCTGCTGCTGCTCGTGCTCTCGGCGCTCATCTCCATGGCGATCTCGGTCGTGGTCCTCAAGCGCTTCCGCGAGGACTACAGCCAGCAGCTCGCCGAGCGGCTCGAGCGCCGGGCGCAGGCCAAGCAGGAGCAGGGCAGCACCCGCCCCGTCGGCTCCGACGAGCAGGCCGAGGACGCCGAGGACGAGACCCGCGACAACGGTCCCGTCGAGTACCGCTAG
- a CDS encoding MarR family transcriptional regulator: MANTVDTTVAELAEPRWLTTEEQHAWRSYLRGSRLLEAALDKDLQSHGVQLSEYEIISMLSEAPGRRLRMSGLADLVVQSRSRLTHTAARLERRGWVRRESCLEDRRGVELVLTDEGWTAVQDMARVHVDSVRRHLVDTMSPELFAALGAAMDAISSAILSSGAAQEADGGTVDSTLR; the protein is encoded by the coding sequence ATGGCCAACACCGTCGACACCACCGTGGCTGAGCTGGCCGAGCCCCGCTGGCTCACCACCGAGGAGCAGCACGCCTGGCGCTCCTACCTGCGCGGGAGCCGCCTCCTCGAGGCGGCCCTCGACAAGGACCTGCAGTCCCACGGGGTGCAGCTGTCCGAGTACGAGATCATCTCGATGCTCTCCGAGGCGCCGGGGCGCCGGCTGCGGATGTCGGGCCTCGCCGACCTCGTCGTGCAGTCGCGCAGCCGGCTGACCCACACCGCGGCCCGCCTCGAGCGCCGGGGCTGGGTGCGCCGCGAGTCCTGTCTGGAGGACCGGCGCGGCGTCGAGCTCGTCCTCACCGACGAGGGCTGGACCGCGGTCCAGGACATGGCCCGCGTGCACGTCGACAGCGTGCGCAGACACCTCGTCGACACCATGTCGCCCGAGCTGTTCGCCGCCCTCGGCGCCGCGATGGACGCCATCTCCTCGGCGATCCTCAGCAGCGGGGCAGCCCAGGAGGCGGACGGCGGCACCGTGGACTCGACGCTGCGCTGA
- a CDS encoding TlpA disulfide reductase family protein has protein sequence MRPAALVLAGALALSVAGCSDDPNSLASQAKAGDRKGYVSGDGSVEKIAADQRQEPVELKGTTLDGKDWAVADAKGDVVVVNVWGSWCGPCVAEAPDLQKAWDGLSKAGKPVQFMGIDFREAPERGAAFAKANNITYPSLSDESGVLILALQGKAPTVPTTLVLDKTGRIAARVNGEVTASTLTGLVDDVLAEG, from the coding sequence GTGAGGCCTGCCGCACTGGTGCTCGCCGGTGCGCTCGCCCTGTCGGTGGCGGGCTGCTCCGACGACCCCAACAGCCTCGCCTCCCAGGCGAAGGCCGGTGACCGCAAGGGCTATGTCTCCGGCGACGGCAGCGTCGAGAAGATCGCCGCTGACCAGCGCCAGGAGCCGGTCGAGCTCAAGGGCACGACGCTCGACGGCAAGGACTGGGCGGTGGCCGACGCCAAGGGAGACGTCGTCGTCGTCAACGTCTGGGGTTCCTGGTGCGGGCCCTGCGTGGCTGAGGCCCCGGACCTGCAGAAGGCCTGGGACGGTCTGTCCAAGGCCGGCAAGCCCGTGCAGTTCATGGGCATCGACTTCCGCGAGGCGCCCGAGCGCGGCGCGGCCTTCGCCAAGGCCAACAACATCACCTACCCGTCGCTGAGCGACGAGTCCGGGGTGCTGATCCTCGCCCTGCAGGGCAAGGCGCCCACCGTGCCGACGACCCTGGTGCTCGACAAGACCGGGCGGATCGCGGCCCGGGTCAACGGCGAGGTCACGGCCTCGACCCTGACCGGGCTGGTCGACGACGTGCTGGCCGAGGGCTAG
- a CDS encoding YceI family protein codes for MTATAITTQLPTGTWTVDASHTEVGFTARHLMVSKVRGSFSDVEGTVTVAEPFSASSVRASVKLASVDTGSADRDAHLKSADFFDVENNPEMTFVSTEVTEDTLKGDLTIKGVTRPVEFDLEFGGVATDPWGNTKAGFEAETEINRKDFGLEWNVALEGGGVLVSEKIKIKLDVQLLKSA; via the coding sequence ATGACCGCCACCGCCATCACCACGCAGCTCCCCACCGGCACCTGGACCGTCGACGCCTCGCACACCGAGGTCGGCTTCACCGCCCGCCACCTCATGGTCAGCAAGGTCCGCGGCTCGTTCAGCGACGTCGAGGGCACCGTCACCGTGGCCGAGCCCTTCTCCGCCTCCTCGGTGCGCGCCTCCGTCAAGCTCGCCTCCGTCGACACCGGCTCCGCCGACCGCGACGCCCACCTCAAGAGCGCCGACTTCTTCGACGTGGAGAACAACCCGGAGATGACCTTCGTCTCCACCGAGGTCACCGAGGACACCCTCAAGGGCGACCTGACCATCAAGGGCGTCACCCGCCCGGTGGAGTTCGACCTCGAGTTCGGCGGCGTCGCCACCGACCCGTGGGGCAACACGAAGGCCGGCTTCGAGGCCGAGACGGAGATCAACCGCAAGGACTTCGGCCTCGAGTGGAACGTCGCCCTCGAGGGTGGCGGCGTGCTCGTCTCCGAGAAGATCAAGATCAAGCTCGACGTCCAGCTGCTCAAGTCGGCCTGA
- a CDS encoding cytochrome c biogenesis protein ResB, with amino-acid sequence MATETPLSTQPAPPDEPVNQPQLGLRGWLRFAWRQLTSMRTALFLLLLLAVGAVPGSIWPQRSIDAARTADYIAQNPKLGPVLDRLGFFEVYASPWFAAIYLLLFISLVGCVLPRTKVHWKAMRSRPPRTPSRLERLAAHASAEVEATPEEALAAAEAELRRRRFRVHRYDGASVSSERGYLKETGNLVFHLALILVIIGVAIGHLFGWKGDVIVPVGQGFANTLSRYDTYSPGPWVDPEDLSPFALTLERLDATFEENVTGRGQFGQPRDFTAHVSVTDEPGATPREETIKVNHPLEMDGASVFLLGNGYAPVITVRDKDGNVTYRDATPFLAQDNNYKSVGAVKVTGATPKQLGFFGLFLPTAVITEESGPSSIFPDAKKPALALGLYEGELFPEGRPQSVYTLDTQKLTQITNDKGTDALRIWLEPGQTFELPGDRGSITFEGVQRFAGLSIRSDPGKWLTLTASLLALGGLIASLVVRRRRVFVRVSPGGEAGRTVVSVGGMAKDDDDTLTEAVEEILDAVQRRMGTSR; translated from the coding sequence ATGGCCACCGAGACCCCCCTCAGCACCCAGCCCGCCCCGCCCGACGAGCCGGTGAACCAGCCGCAGCTCGGCCTGCGCGGGTGGCTGCGCTTCGCCTGGCGCCAGCTGACGAGCATGCGCACGGCGCTGTTCCTCCTGCTCCTGCTCGCCGTCGGCGCGGTGCCGGGCTCGATCTGGCCGCAGCGCAGCATCGACGCCGCCCGCACGGCCGACTACATCGCCCAAAACCCGAAGCTGGGGCCGGTGCTCGACCGGCTCGGCTTCTTCGAGGTCTACGCCTCCCCGTGGTTCGCGGCGATCTACCTGCTGCTGTTCATCTCCCTCGTCGGCTGCGTCCTGCCGCGCACGAAGGTCCACTGGAAGGCGATGCGCTCGCGCCCGCCGCGCACGCCCAGCCGCCTCGAGCGCCTCGCGGCGCACGCGAGCGCCGAGGTCGAGGCGACACCCGAGGAGGCGCTCGCGGCCGCCGAGGCCGAGCTGCGCCGGCGGCGCTTCCGGGTGCACCGCTACGACGGCGCCTCGGTGAGCTCCGAGCGCGGCTACCTCAAGGAGACCGGCAACCTCGTCTTCCACCTCGCGCTGATCCTGGTCATCATCGGCGTCGCCATCGGGCACCTGTTCGGGTGGAAGGGCGACGTGATCGTGCCCGTGGGGCAGGGCTTCGCCAACACGCTCTCCCGCTACGACACCTACAGCCCGGGCCCGTGGGTGGACCCCGAGGACCTCTCGCCCTTCGCCCTCACCCTCGAGCGGCTCGACGCCACCTTCGAGGAGAACGTGACCGGCCGCGGCCAGTTCGGCCAGCCGCGCGACTTCACGGCCCACGTCTCCGTCACCGACGAGCCGGGCGCCACCCCGCGGGAGGAGACGATCAAGGTCAACCACCCACTCGAGATGGACGGCGCCTCGGTCTTCCTCCTCGGCAACGGCTACGCCCCGGTCATCACGGTGCGCGACAAGGACGGCAACGTCACCTACCGCGACGCGACCCCGTTCCTCGCCCAGGACAACAACTACAAGTCGGTGGGTGCCGTGAAGGTCACCGGCGCGACGCCGAAGCAGCTCGGCTTCTTCGGCCTGTTCCTGCCGACTGCCGTGATCACCGAGGAGAGCGGCCCGAGCTCGATCTTCCCCGACGCCAAGAAGCCGGCCCTCGCGCTCGGTCTCTACGAGGGTGAGCTGTTCCCCGAGGGGCGGCCGCAGTCGGTATACACCCTCGACACGCAGAAACTCACCCAGATCACGAACGACAAGGGCACCGATGCGCTGCGCATCTGGCTCGAGCCCGGCCAGACCTTCGAGCTGCCCGGCGATCGGGGCAGCATCACCTTCGAAGGGGTGCAGCGCTTCGCCGGCCTGTCGATCCGCTCCGACCCGGGCAAGTGGCTCACCCTCACCGCCTCGCTGCTCGCGTTGGGCGGGCTCATCGCCAGCCTGGTCGTGCGCCGGCGCCGGGTCTTCGTGCGGGTTTCCCCCGGTGGTGAGGCTGGACGTACCGTGGTCTCCGTCGGCGGCATGGCCAAGGACGACGACGACACACTCACCGAGGCGGTCGAGGAGATCCTCGACGCCGTGCAACGACGGATGGGCACCTCTCGATGA
- a CDS encoding 1,4-dihydroxy-2-naphthoate polyprenyltransferase, with the protein MATIAQWIEGARPRTLPAAIAPVVVGTGAAAAVDQADLALALLALVVSVCLQVGVNYANDYSDGIRGTDADRVGPVRLVGQHKADPDNVKLMAFSFFGFAALVGLALVALSAAWIMIPLGALAILAAWKYTGGDNPYGYRGLGEVYVFVFFGLMATLGTLYTQAGEVTGVGLLGAVGVGAIASAILVANNLRDIPTDRATGKNTLAVRFGDRGTRLLYAALLLVALLAVVGIAFTHPLALIALPAFGLAWRPLQVVRSGATGRDLVAVLAATGLFEVAYAVLLAAGLALA; encoded by the coding sequence ATGGCCACCATCGCCCAGTGGATCGAGGGCGCCCGCCCGCGCACCCTTCCCGCCGCCATCGCCCCCGTCGTCGTCGGCACCGGTGCCGCAGCCGCCGTCGACCAGGCCGATCTCGCCCTCGCCCTGCTGGCCCTCGTCGTCTCGGTGTGCCTCCAGGTCGGGGTCAACTACGCCAACGACTACTCCGACGGCATCCGCGGCACCGACGCCGACCGCGTCGGCCCGGTGCGGCTCGTCGGCCAGCACAAGGCCGACCCCGACAACGTCAAGCTCATGGCATTCTCGTTCTTCGGGTTCGCCGCGCTGGTCGGACTCGCCCTGGTCGCCCTGAGCGCCGCGTGGATCATGATTCCGCTCGGCGCGCTGGCCATCCTCGCCGCGTGGAAGTACACCGGCGGCGACAACCCCTACGGCTACCGCGGCCTCGGCGAGGTCTACGTCTTCGTGTTCTTCGGGCTGATGGCCACCCTCGGCACCCTCTACACCCAGGCCGGCGAGGTCACCGGCGTCGGCCTGCTCGGCGCCGTCGGGGTGGGCGCCATCGCCTCGGCCATCCTCGTGGCCAACAACCTGCGCGACATCCCCACCGACCGCGCGACCGGCAAGAACACCCTCGCGGTCCGGTTCGGCGACCGTGGCACCCGCCTCCTGTATGCCGCCCTGCTCCTCGTCGCGCTGCTCGCCGTGGTGGGCATCGCCTTCACCCACCCGCTGGCGCTCATCGCGCTGCCGGCGTTCGGCCTTGCGTGGCGCCCGTTGCAGGTCGTGCGCTCGGGCGCCACGGGCCGCGACCTCGTGGCCGTGCTCGCGGCCACCGGCCTGTTCGAGGTCGCGTATGCCGTGCTGCTGGCCGCGGGGCTGGCTCTCGCCTAG
- the hemL gene encoding glutamate-1-semialdehyde 2,1-aminomutase yields MTAYPMEAPASQALLERALAVTPGGVNSPVRAFRAVGGTPRFMVSGEGPYLRDADGREYVDLVCSWGPMILGHAHPAVLEAVTGAAMRGFSFGTPSENEVALAEEIVARVEPVEQVRLVSSGTEATMSAIRLARGFTGRSVVVKFAGCYHGHVDSLLASAGSGLATFALPDSAGVPKEMAAETIVLPYNDLAAVETAFAGRGTEIAAVITEASPGNMGVVPPTPGFTDGLRRITAAHGALLISDEVMTGFRCSSAGWFGLEGPYAAGAPDLFTFGKVMGGGFPAAAFGGRADVMAMLAPLGPVYQAGTLSGNPVATAAGLATLQNCTPDVYVRLTTVADTLTAAVGEELARAGVPHVIQRAGSMFSVFFREESVANYDDAKDQHVPAFSAFFHSMLSQGVHLPPSAFESWFLSAAHDDQAVDRVLAALPAAASEAAAAFARIDA; encoded by the coding sequence ATGACGGCATACCCCATGGAGGCCCCTGCCTCGCAGGCACTGCTCGAGCGGGCGCTCGCGGTGACCCCCGGAGGCGTGAACTCCCCGGTGCGCGCCTTCCGCGCGGTCGGCGGCACCCCCCGCTTCATGGTCAGCGGCGAGGGCCCCTACCTGCGCGACGCCGACGGCCGCGAGTACGTCGACCTGGTCTGCTCCTGGGGCCCGATGATCCTCGGCCACGCCCACCCGGCAGTGCTCGAGGCCGTCACGGGCGCCGCGATGCGCGGGTTCTCGTTCGGCACCCCCAGCGAGAACGAGGTCGCCCTCGCCGAGGAGATCGTCGCCCGGGTCGAGCCGGTCGAGCAGGTGCGCCTCGTCTCCAGCGGCACCGAGGCCACCATGAGCGCCATCCGCCTCGCCCGCGGGTTCACCGGCCGCTCGGTCGTCGTGAAGTTCGCCGGCTGCTACCACGGGCACGTCGACTCGCTGCTCGCCTCGGCCGGTTCGGGCCTGGCCACCTTCGCGCTGCCCGACTCCGCGGGCGTTCCCAAGGAGATGGCCGCCGAGACGATCGTGCTGCCCTACAACGACCTCGCCGCGGTCGAGACGGCCTTCGCCGGGCGGGGCACCGAGATCGCCGCCGTCATCACCGAGGCCTCCCCGGGCAACATGGGCGTGGTGCCGCCCACCCCCGGCTTCACCGACGGGCTGCGCCGCATCACCGCCGCGCACGGTGCGCTGCTCATCTCCGACGAGGTCATGACGGGGTTCCGCTGCTCCTCAGCGGGGTGGTTCGGCCTCGAGGGCCCGTATGCCGCGGGGGCGCCCGACCTGTTCACCTTCGGCAAGGTCATGGGTGGCGGGTTCCCGGCCGCCGCGTTCGGCGGACGCGCCGACGTCATGGCGATGCTCGCGCCGCTCGGCCCGGTCTACCAGGCCGGCACCCTGTCCGGGAACCCCGTGGCCACGGCTGCGGGGCTCGCGACGCTGCAGAACTGCACCCCCGACGTCTACGTCCGGCTCACCACGGTGGCCGACACCCTCACCGCCGCCGTGGGCGAGGAGCTCGCCAGGGCCGGGGTCCCGCACGTCATCCAGCGGGCCGGCAGCATGTTCAGCGTCTTCTTCCGCGAGGAGTCGGTCGCGAACTACGACGACGCCAAGGACCAGCACGTGCCGGCCTTCTCGGCGTTCTTCCACTCGATGCTCAGCCAGGGCGTCCACCTGCCGCCGAGCGCGTTCGAGTCGTGGTTCCTCAGCGCCGCCCACGACGACCAGGCCGTCGACAGGGTGCTCGCCGCCCTTCCGGCGGCGGCGTCGGAGGCCGCCGCCGCGTTTGCGAGAATCGACGCATGA
- a CDS encoding cytochrome c biogenesis protein CcdA, whose protein sequence is MLLLPSDVVDTVTAGALPVAVAVALLAGLVSFASPCVLPLVPGFLGYVTGLGDVALAKRARGRMVLGALLFVAGFSAVFIATTAFLASVGAALVEHRTLLMRVGGVLVILMALVFLGAGSQRELKLRFKPAAGLAGAPLLGAVFGIGWAPCTGPTLGAVMLLATTTGDEQAVTRGVVLAAAYCLGLGLPFLFIAAGFQRWGRVSAALRKRQRLIQLLGGAMLLAVGVLLVTGVWEDWTRALQTQFVNGFVTVI, encoded by the coding sequence ATGCTGCTCCTCCCCTCAGATGTCGTGGACACGGTCACCGCCGGCGCCCTGCCGGTGGCCGTCGCGGTCGCGCTCCTCGCCGGCCTGGTGTCCTTCGCCTCGCCCTGCGTCCTGCCGCTCGTGCCGGGGTTCCTCGGCTACGTCACCGGCCTGGGCGACGTGGCGCTCGCGAAGCGGGCCAGGGGCCGGATGGTGCTCGGCGCGCTGCTGTTCGTCGCCGGCTTCAGCGCGGTGTTCATCGCCACCACCGCCTTCCTCGCCTCTGTGGGTGCGGCGCTGGTCGAGCACCGCACCCTGCTCATGCGGGTCGGGGGCGTGCTGGTCATCCTCATGGCCCTGGTGTTCCTGGGCGCCGGCAGCCAGCGCGAGCTGAAGCTGAGGTTCAAGCCCGCGGCCGGGCTGGCCGGGGCGCCGCTGCTCGGTGCGGTGTTCGGCATCGGGTGGGCGCCGTGCACGGGCCCGACGCTCGGCGCCGTGATGCTCCTCGCGACGACAACCGGGGACGAGCAGGCGGTGACCCGCGGCGTGGTGCTCGCGGCGGCATACTGCCTGGGTCTCGGCCTGCCGTTCCTGTTCATCGCCGCCGGCTTCCAGCGGTGGGGCCGGGTCTCGGCCGCGCTGCGGAAGCGGCAGCGGCTGATCCAGCTGCTCGGCGGCGCGATGCTCCTCGCGGTCGGGGTGCTGCTCGTCACGGGGGTCTGGGAGGACTGGACCCGCGCCCTGCAGACCCAGTTCGTCAACGGCTTCGTGACGGTGATCTGA
- a CDS encoding histidine phosphatase family protein — protein MSEPVRTVVHLLRHGEVHNPAGVLYGRLDGYPLSDLGRQMAEMVASHLADHDVTLVVASSLTRAQETAAPIAASHGLEVTVDDRVLEAGNRFEGEQVNAGPAAFTHPKHWGKLLNPFKPSWGEAYTVIADRMLEAIDAAREAAAGHEAVIVSHQLPIWTARNRLMGRRLWHDPRNRQCSLASLTTLTYTGGELESVTYSEPAGSLLPKAHQGAGA, from the coding sequence ATGAGCGAGCCCGTACGGACCGTCGTCCACCTCCTGCGCCACGGTGAGGTCCACAACCCTGCCGGCGTGCTCTACGGCCGCCTCGACGGCTACCCCCTCTCCGACCTCGGCCGGCAGATGGCCGAGATGGTCGCCAGCCACCTCGCCGACCACGACGTCACCCTGGTGGTCGCGTCGTCGCTCACGCGGGCCCAGGAGACGGCTGCACCCATCGCGGCCTCCCACGGCCTCGAGGTGACCGTCGACGACCGGGTGCTCGAGGCGGGGAACCGCTTCGAGGGCGAGCAGGTCAACGCCGGACCGGCGGCCTTCACGCACCCGAAGCACTGGGGCAAGCTGCTCAACCCGTTCAAGCCGTCGTGGGGCGAGGCCTACACCGTCATCGCCGACCGGATGCTCGAGGCGATCGACGCCGCCCGCGAGGCCGCGGCCGGCCACGAGGCCGTCATCGTGTCGCACCAGCTGCCGATCTGGACGGCGCGGAACCGGCTCATGGGCCGCCGCCTGTGGCACGACCCGCGCAACCGGCAGTGCTCGCTGGCGTCGCTGACGACCCTGACCTACACCGGCGGCGAGCTCGAGTCGGTGACCTACAGCGAGCCGGCCGGCTCGCTGCTGCCCAAGGCCCACCAGGGGGCCGGCGCGTGA
- the menE gene encoding o-succinylbenzoate--CoA ligase produces MKRLHLLEVPSGTAALQVVPSLRAALAGGPAVVPYAAGTRPPAVPGEAVDLPEGLAVVVGTSGSTGSPKLAMLTSDALAASATATHERLGGPGQWLLPMPAHHVAGIQVLVRSLVAGTTPVAVDLADGFTTRAFADASKALDGERCYTSLVPTQLVRLLADEDGSEALRRFDAVLLGGAASPPTLLARAAEAGVRVTTTYGMSETAGGCVYDGLPLGCTRVRVDAEGRLHLGGATLAVGYLGRPDLTAAAFTSHADGTRWFATDDVGHQDGDGRWHVDGRLDDLVNTGGLKVAPRLVEEALVEHLPAVAECAVVGVPDPEWGEAVAAALVLADGAAPPTLQEVRDAVRDVLPGHALPRRVGVVDTLPLRGPGKPDRSTLRALLASGS; encoded by the coding sequence GTGAAGCGCCTGCACCTGCTCGAGGTGCCCTCCGGGACCGCGGCGCTGCAGGTGGTGCCGTCCCTGCGCGCGGCCCTGGCGGGTGGGCCTGCCGTGGTGCCGTATGCCGCGGGCACCCGCCCGCCTGCCGTGCCCGGCGAGGCCGTGGACCTGCCCGAGGGCCTCGCCGTCGTCGTCGGCACCTCGGGCTCGACCGGCAGCCCCAAGCTCGCGATGCTCACGTCCGACGCCCTGGCCGCGAGCGCCACCGCCACCCACGAGCGGCTGGGAGGACCCGGCCAGTGGCTGCTGCCCATGCCGGCCCACCACGTGGCCGGCATCCAGGTGCTGGTGCGGTCGCTGGTGGCGGGCACGACGCCGGTGGCGGTCGACCTCGCCGACGGCTTCACCACGCGGGCGTTCGCCGACGCCTCCAAGGCCCTTGACGGCGAGCGCTGCTACACCTCGCTCGTCCCGACCCAGCTGGTCCGTCTCCTGGCCGACGAGGACGGGTCCGAGGCCCTGCGGCGGTTCGACGCCGTGCTGCTCGGTGGCGCCGCCAGCCCGCCGACCCTCCTGGCCCGGGCGGCCGAGGCCGGGGTGCGCGTCACCACGACCTACGGGATGAGCGAGACCGCCGGCGGCTGCGTCTACGACGGCCTGCCGCTGGGCTGCACCCGGGTGCGCGTCGACGCCGAGGGCAGGCTCCACCTCGGTGGCGCGACCCTCGCCGTCGGCTACCTGGGCCGCCCCGACCTGACGGCCGCCGCCTTCACCTCCCACGCCGACGGCACCCGCTGGTTCGCCACCGACGACGTCGGCCACCAGGACGGCGACGGCCGCTGGCACGTCGACGGCCGGCTCGACGACCTTGTCAACACCGGCGGGCTCAAGGTGGCCCCCCGGCTCGTGGAGGAGGCGCTGGTCGAGCACCTGCCCGCGGTGGCCGAGTGCGCCGTCGTCGGGGTGCCCGACCCCGAGTGGGGTGAGGCCGTCGCGGCCGCCCTGGTGCTCGCCGACGGCGCCGCCCCCCCGACGCTGCAGGAGGTCCGCGACGCCGTGCGCGACGTCCTGCCGGGTCATGCCCTGCCCCGTCGTGTGGGCGTCGTCGACACCCTGCCGCTGCGTGGTCCCGGCAAGCCGGACAGGTCCACCCTGCGTGCCCTGCTCGCCAGCGGTTCGTGA
- a CDS encoding PLD nuclease N-terminal domain-containing protein codes for MLRVLPWLLGIALTVYAVVDCIQTDESRVRNLPKLIWVFLILLFAIAGPLAWFLAGRPRRQRPTRGPGQRPSAPRGPDDDPDFLRNL; via the coding sequence ATGCTGCGCGTGCTTCCCTGGCTCCTCGGCATCGCCCTGACGGTCTACGCGGTGGTCGACTGCATCCAGACCGACGAGAGCCGCGTGCGCAACCTCCCCAAGCTCATCTGGGTCTTCCTCATCCTGCTGTTCGCGATTGCCGGGCCCCTCGCGTGGTTCCTCGCCGGCCGGCCTCGCCGGCAGCGGCCGACCCGCGGGCCAGGTCAGCGCCCCTCCGCCCCGCGTGGCCCCGACGACGATCCCGACTTCCTCCGTAACCTGTAA
- the ccsB gene encoding c-type cytochrome biogenesis protein CcsB: protein MTNQTLAQYSNLSLYSAMAVLTLAMVGYALYLAGLVPHRDHRATRAREEALVGSGSGTGAAQGPVPGTTASGSDDVAADDVPLRARKAAGIAGTMTWLSGLLLVVSVVLRGASVHRWPLGNMFEFAVFGAMCTLLAYLAWSTRRDLRWLGLFVTAPVLLTLGLAITVWYTEAAELLPSLKSYWLVIHVTVATLSVAVFAIGASASGLYLAKDAFQRAGRGSVLDRFPPARSIERLSYGLHVVAFPLWTFTLIAGAIWARQAWGAYWNWDPKEVWTFVIWVVYAAYLHARATSGWSRQAANYIALAGWACIIINYTVVNVFFVSQHSYSGL, encoded by the coding sequence ATGACCAACCAGACCCTGGCCCAGTACTCCAACCTGAGCCTGTACTCCGCCATGGCCGTGCTGACCCTCGCCATGGTCGGTTATGCGCTCTACCTCGCCGGGCTCGTGCCGCACCGCGACCACCGGGCCACCCGCGCGCGCGAGGAGGCGCTGGTGGGCTCGGGCAGCGGGACGGGGGCGGCCCAGGGTCCGGTCCCCGGAACCACAGCGTCGGGCTCCGACGACGTCGCCGCCGACGACGTGCCCCTGCGGGCGCGCAAGGCCGCGGGCATCGCCGGCACCATGACCTGGCTGTCCGGCCTCCTGCTGGTCGTGTCGGTCGTGCTGCGAGGGGCGTCGGTGCACCGCTGGCCGCTGGGCAACATGTTCGAGTTCGCGGTGTTCGGCGCCATGTGCACGCTCCTCGCCTACCTCGCCTGGTCGACCCGGCGTGACCTGCGCTGGCTCGGCCTGTTCGTCACCGCCCCCGTGCTGCTCACGCTGGGCCTTGCCATCACGGTCTGGTACACCGAGGCCGCCGAGCTGCTGCCCTCGCTGAAGAGCTACTGGCTCGTCATCCACGTCACCGTGGCGACCCTGTCCGTGGCGGTGTTCGCCATCGGGGCCTCTGCTTCGGGTCTCTACCTCGCCAAGGACGCCTTCCAGCGCGCGGGCAGGGGCTCGGTGCTCGACCGCTTCCCGCCGGCAAGGAGCATCGAGCGGCTGTCCTACGGCCTGCACGTCGTGGCCTTCCCGCTGTGGACGTTCACGCTGATCGCCGGCGCCATCTGGGCGCGCCAGGCGTGGGGCGCCTACTGGAACTGGGACCCCAAGGAGGTGTGGACCTTCGTCATCTGGGTGGTCTACGCGGCCTACCTCCACGCGCGCGCCACCAGCGGCTGGAGCCGCCAGGCCGCCAACTACATCGCGCTGGCCGGTTGGGCCTGCATCATCATCAACTACACGGTGGTCAACGTGTTCTTCGTCAGCCAGCACTCCTACTCGGGACTCTGA
- a CDS encoding hemerythrin domain-containing protein: MDLEFSDYLKRVRAHRAELRDSVAAVDEALAAPVARQDAWLDRVRTALGELAHDFRVHIDLTEGEGGLYADVRRTSPRLSGQVRRLTDEHMRYAAHLDSLLARLDGAGPVGDLLAFREEVTALMGQLVRHRQAGADVVFEAYEVDIGGSE; encoded by the coding sequence GTGGACCTGGAGTTCTCCGACTACCTCAAGCGGGTGCGGGCACACCGCGCGGAGCTGCGGGACTCGGTGGCGGCCGTCGATGAGGCGCTCGCCGCCCCTGTGGCTCGGCAGGACGCGTGGCTCGACCGGGTGCGGACTGCGCTCGGTGAGCTCGCGCACGACTTCCGCGTCCACATCGACCTCACCGAGGGGGAGGGCGGGCTCTATGCGGACGTGCGCCGCACGTCGCCACGCCTCTCCGGCCAGGTGCGAAGGCTCACCGACGAGCACATGCGGTATGCCGCGCACCTCGACAGCCTCCTCGCGCGGCTCGACGGGGCCGGGCCGGTAGGGGACCTGCTCGCCTTCCGCGAGGAGGTCACGGCCCTGATGGGCCAGCTGGTGCGGCACCGGCAGGCGGGGGCCGACGTGGTGTTCGAGGCCTACGAGGTCGACATCGGCGGGTCCGAGTAG